One part of the Paraglaciecola sp. L3A3 genome encodes these proteins:
- a CDS encoding ATP synthase subunit I, with amino-acid sequence MIFLLVLGIGLGLGAMFFGGLWWTVNKGVMSAHPAVYLLTSLLLRMGLTLGGFYLIVTSDLGQPSWQLLLVCLFGFLIARFIVTRLTKVLPVKPIEAVEESQHAP; translated from the coding sequence ATGATTTTTTTATTGGTATTGGGCATTGGCTTGGGTCTTGGCGCTATGTTTTTCGGCGGCCTATGGTGGACAGTAAATAAAGGAGTAATGTCTGCACATCCTGCAGTATATTTATTAACCAGTCTGTTACTGCGTATGGGGCTGACTCTAGGTGGCTTTTATTTAATTGTGACAAGTGATTTAGGTCAACCATCTTGGCAACTATTGTTGGTATGTTTGTTCGGCTTTTTAATCGCCCGCTTTATAGTCACCCGTTTGACCAAAGTGCTACCGGTGAAACCCATTGAGGCAGTTGAGGAGTCTCAACATGCACCTTAG
- a CDS encoding F0F1 ATP synthase subunit B, giving the protein MLIDWFTVTAQAVNFLILVWLLKRFLYQPVLHAIDAREQRITAELADAAAKQIEAQTERDTFQLKNQNFEQQSDKLMQQAAAAASAEQTRLIEDVKKEAEVLRHKYQQSLANEVQHLKNSLSRKTSQEVFAITRKTLSEIATSSLEQQAIEVFIRRLRELNTSKKAILSEALQTCTLTSPAILRSAFQLSEIQIELIKKAINQTFSLQIPVKFLTQKEIISGIELTANGQKLVWSIDDYLSQLEQDVSALLNEKLQGQNKGSSADKEIADVKPTAKAKTPS; this is encoded by the coding sequence ATGTTGATTGATTGGTTCACAGTCACCGCTCAGGCTGTTAATTTTTTGATATTAGTGTGGTTACTGAAACGGTTTTTATATCAACCTGTTTTACACGCTATTGATGCACGAGAACAACGCATTACTGCAGAATTAGCTGATGCTGCGGCTAAACAGATCGAAGCGCAAACTGAGCGGGACACGTTTCAGCTTAAAAACCAAAATTTTGAGCAACAAAGTGACAAACTTATGCAACAAGCTGCTGCTGCAGCTAGTGCTGAACAAACTCGTTTAATTGAAGACGTTAAGAAAGAGGCTGAGGTTTTACGTCATAAATATCAACAGAGTTTGGCAAACGAAGTACAACATTTAAAAAATTCTTTGAGCCGAAAAACAAGTCAAGAAGTGTTTGCTATCACGCGCAAAACCTTAAGTGAAATAGCAACTAGCAGTTTAGAACAACAAGCCATTGAAGTATTCATTCGTCGGTTAAGAGAACTCAACACATCTAAAAAAGCGATCCTTAGTGAAGCATTACAAACATGTACGTTAACTTCTCCTGCAATACTACGAAGCGCGTTTCAGTTATCTGAAATTCAAATTGAGTTAATCAAAAAGGCTATTAATCAAACTTTTTCTTTACAGATCCCCGTTAAATTTTTAACTCAAAAAGAAATTATTAGTGGTATTGAATTAACCGCTAACGGACAAAAATTAGTTTGGAGTATAGACGATTATCTTAGCCAGTTAGAACAGGACGTATCTGCCCTGTTAAACGAAAAGTTACAGGGCCAAAATAAAGGCAGTTCAGCCGATAAAGAGATAGCAGACGTTAAACCAACAGCCAAGGCCAAAACTCCATCATGA
- a CDS encoding F0F1 ATP synthase subunit epsilon: MQPTKMHLKVLLPSEVLLDKKNVSHIVAETSDGAYGLLPNRLDCVAVLTPGILTFTDLDDGEIFVAVDEGVLVKTAHDVLVSVRSALIGSDLDTLRVAVEQDFMALDEQAQQVRAIMAKLESGFLHRFANFEKI; the protein is encoded by the coding sequence ATGCAACCAACCAAGATGCATCTTAAGGTACTTTTGCCTTCTGAAGTTTTGCTAGATAAAAAAAACGTCAGCCATATCGTAGCAGAAACGAGTGATGGAGCTTATGGCTTGTTACCTAATAGACTTGACTGTGTGGCGGTGCTTACACCTGGCATTTTAACCTTCACAGACTTGGACGATGGGGAAATTTTTGTTGCAGTTGACGAAGGCGTTTTAGTGAAAACAGCACATGATGTATTGGTTTCGGTACGCAGCGCTTTAATTGGCAGTGACCTTGATACATTGCGTGTTGCGGTAGAACAAGATTTTATGGCCTTAGACGAACAAGCTCAACAAGTGCGAGCTATTATGGCAAAACTAGAAAGTGGGTTTCTGCATCGTTTTGCTAACTTTGAAAAAATATAA
- a CDS encoding F0F1 ATP synthase subunit A: MHLSPDMVVYWQFGVIKINATIAFTWALMLLLTVGSMLITRNLSTDSKRSRWQNVLEIIVTGIEQQITEVGLHNAQKYLGFLGTLFLFLIAANICTIIPGYEPPTASLSTTAALALTVFIAVPMYGISEQGIGNYLKSYMDPTFIMLPFNIISEVSRTLALAVRLFGNMMSGSMIIAILLTITPLIFPIIMTALGLLTGLVQAYIFTILAAVYIAAATRSQTPKTQSGLPATED, translated from the coding sequence ATGCACCTTAGTCCTGACATGGTAGTTTACTGGCAATTCGGTGTTATCAAAATTAACGCCACCATAGCGTTTACATGGGCGTTAATGTTGTTGTTGACTGTCGGTTCAATGTTAATCACCAGAAACCTATCCACTGATTCAAAACGTTCACGATGGCAAAACGTTTTAGAGATTATTGTCACTGGAATTGAACAACAAATTACAGAAGTAGGGTTACATAACGCCCAAAAATATTTAGGGTTTCTTGGTACCTTATTTTTGTTTTTAATAGCAGCTAATATTTGCACAATTATTCCTGGTTATGAACCACCCACAGCATCACTATCAACAACGGCAGCATTAGCCTTAACAGTATTTATCGCTGTTCCTATGTACGGTATTTCTGAGCAGGGCATTGGTAATTACCTTAAATCTTATATGGATCCGACATTTATCATGCTGCCTTTTAATATCATTAGTGAAGTATCACGTACTTTAGCATTAGCTGTGCGTTTGTTCGGCAACATGATGAGCGGTTCAATGATTATTGCCATCTTGTTAACTATTACACCTTTGATATTTCCGATCATAATGACAGCACTAGGATTACTAACTGGCTTAGTACAAGCCTATATTTTTACCATTTTGGCCGCAGTGTATATTGCAGCTGCGACCCGGTCACAAACACCCAAAACACAGTCTGGCTTACCTGCGACTGAAGATTAA
- a CDS encoding alternate F1F0 ATPase, F1 subunit alpha has protein sequence MINESLNSVLETTFADIRQTTEFFVPELIAYEVGTITNVATGIAKVSGLPGVGFEELIIFPGDVLGIAFNVDADEIGVVLLGDYSHLQAGDEVRRSGRVMDVAVGEELLGRVIDPLGRPLDNGGTIETNQRLPIERPAAAIMDRSPITVPLQTGLVVIDAMIPVGRGQRELILGDRQTGKTAIAIDTILNQHDKNVICVYCAIGQRASTVAKTVDILRKQGAMAYTVVVVTEGNEPPGLQYIAPYAATSIAEYFMEMGRDVLVVYDDLTKHARAYRELSLLLRRPPGREAFPGDIFYIHSRLLERATHLCDERGGGSLTALPIIETEAQNISAYIPTNLISITDGQIYLSPSLFELGILPAVDVGKSVSRVGGKAQLAAFRSVAGNLKLAYAQFEELETFARFGARMDRDTIQSIEHGRRIRACLKQAESSPLPVHEQITTLLALTSNLFDNIPLGQMDQAKNILRKAVVNLPPEVCQRFNSPAKLSNEDRSIIIKLATKALAGFLVEQGIVQHHSTEANA, from the coding sequence ATGATAAATGAAAGCCTGAACAGTGTTCTCGAGACTACCTTTGCCGATATCCGCCAAACGACAGAATTTTTTGTGCCTGAATTGATAGCATATGAGGTAGGGACTATCACCAATGTGGCCACCGGTATTGCTAAAGTATCTGGGCTGCCAGGAGTCGGATTTGAAGAATTAATTATTTTTCCAGGAGATGTACTTGGTATCGCCTTTAATGTAGATGCTGACGAAATTGGTGTGGTGTTACTCGGCGACTATTCTCACTTACAAGCCGGTGATGAGGTGCGTCGCAGTGGTCGCGTCATGGATGTCGCAGTTGGAGAAGAATTATTAGGTCGAGTGATCGATCCCCTTGGCAGGCCACTTGATAATGGCGGTACAATTGAAACTAACCAGCGACTACCTATTGAACGACCCGCTGCAGCAATTATGGACCGCTCACCTATTACAGTTCCACTACAAACCGGTTTGGTCGTGATTGATGCCATGATCCCAGTGGGCCGTGGTCAACGAGAGCTTATCCTAGGTGATAGGCAAACGGGTAAAACTGCGATTGCCATTGATACCATTTTGAACCAACATGACAAAAACGTCATTTGTGTATATTGTGCGATTGGACAACGCGCTTCAACTGTGGCTAAAACGGTAGACATACTCCGTAAGCAGGGTGCAATGGCCTATACAGTTGTAGTTGTCACAGAAGGCAACGAGCCGCCTGGTTTGCAATACATTGCCCCTTACGCGGCTACTAGTATTGCTGAATATTTTATGGAAATGGGCCGCGATGTATTGGTTGTTTATGACGACCTAACCAAACATGCTAGAGCCTATCGCGAACTATCCCTACTGTTACGCCGCCCGCCGGGCCGAGAGGCCTTTCCTGGGGATATTTTTTATATACATTCACGATTACTGGAACGAGCTACTCACCTTTGTGATGAGCGTGGTGGTGGTTCGTTAACTGCACTGCCCATTATTGAAACTGAAGCGCAAAATATTTCGGCTTATATTCCAACTAATCTAATTTCTATCACAGATGGACAAATATATTTGTCACCTTCTTTGTTTGAGTTAGGTATTTTACCCGCAGTTGATGTAGGAAAATCTGTTTCTAGGGTGGGGGGGAAAGCCCAATTAGCAGCATTTCGCTCTGTAGCTGGCAACTTAAAACTGGCTTACGCGCAATTTGAAGAGCTCGAAACTTTTGCCCGTTTCGGTGCTCGTATGGATCGAGATACTATTCAATCGATTGAACATGGCCGACGGATCCGTGCTTGCCTTAAACAAGCTGAATCGTCGCCACTGCCAGTGCATGAACAAATCACTACGCTGCTAGCTCTGACTTCAAACTTATTTGATAACATCCCTTTAGGACAGATGGATCAAGCTAAAAATATTTTGCGTAAGGCTGTGGTTAATTTACCGCCTGAGGTTTGTCAACGATTTAACAGCCCAGCAAAATTAAGCAATGAAGACCGATCTATCATCATTAAACTAGCCACTAAAGCGTTAGCCGGATTTTTAGTAGAGCAAGGCATAGTGCAGCATCATTCCACTGAGGCCAATGCATAA
- a CDS encoding F0F1 ATP synthase subunit C produces the protein MDITLIAMASIIISGITISIGCIGPSLGEGRAVATALSALAQQPDASATITRTLFVGLAMIESTAIYCFVVSMILIFANPFWNYAIAQAGS, from the coding sequence ATGGATATTACATTGATAGCGATGGCCTCGATAATCATATCGGGTATTACCATCAGTATAGGCTGTATTGGCCCATCACTTGGTGAAGGCCGAGCTGTAGCCACTGCTCTTAGTGCTTTAGCGCAACAACCGGATGCTTCAGCAACCATTACGCGTACCCTTTTTGTTGGCTTAGCCATGATAGAATCTACTGCTATTTATTGTTTTGTAGTATCTATGATCTTGATATTCGCAAATCCATTTTGGAATTACGCTATTGCTCAAGCAGGTAGTTAA
- a CDS encoding AtpZ/AtpI family protein: protein MKNNKLEDTSKTKSPIAEKVGVKAARKSKARRNVDQRVWFGLGMMGLIGWSVVVPTLLGAALGIYLDDNYPNDRSWTLALLVAGLAIGCFNAWHWVSKEDQAISDEQQDMKDVDKDK from the coding sequence ATGAAAAACAACAAGCTTGAAGATACAAGCAAGACTAAATCGCCCATTGCTGAAAAAGTAGGGGTAAAAGCGGCAAGAAAATCAAAAGCTAGACGTAATGTCGACCAGAGAGTTTGGTTTGGCTTGGGCATGATGGGCTTAATTGGTTGGTCAGTAGTGGTACCCACTTTGCTTGGCGCTGCATTAGGTATTTACCTCGATGATAATTATCCAAATGATAGGTCATGGACCTTGGCATTATTAGTAGCGGGCTTGGCAATTGGTTGTTTCAATGCATGGCACTGGGTATCAAAAGAAGACCAAGCAATAAGTGATGAACAACAAGACATGAAAGATGTAGATAAGGATAAATGA
- the atpD gene encoding F0F1 ATP synthase subunit beta — protein sequence MKSMPKQNTKIVNHGAVVSIRGSVIDVRFDTELPAIHSILTMGDNDQIIVEVLEHRDAQNVRGIALTPTQGLTRGMQVTDTDGPLLAPVGKGITSRMFDVFGNAIDREGGLHDVEWRSVHNAPPLLTQRSTQSEIFETGIKVIDVLVPLERGGKAGLFGGAGVGKTVLLTEMIHNMVGKHKGASIFCGIGERCREGEELYREMKDAGVLNNMVMVFGQMNEPPGSRFRVGQVALTMAEYFRDDEHRDVLLLIDNIFRFIQAGSEVSGLMGQMPSRLGYQPTMSTELAGLEERIANTDNGAITSIQAVYVPADDFTDPAAVHTFSHLSASIVLSRQRASEGLFPAIDPLQSNSKMATPGIVGERHYNLAQQVRSTLAQYSELKDIIAMLGMEQLSPEDRKVVGRARRLERFLTQPFFTTEQFTSNKGKLVSLDDALDGCERILHDEFKDFPESALYMIGAIDEAKQKMEASAIKSKTQKPTASSPLKTEVADATNQDAS from the coding sequence ATGAAATCAATGCCCAAACAAAACACCAAGATAGTTAACCATGGTGCAGTGGTATCAATACGCGGCAGTGTGATTGACGTAAGATTTGATACAGAATTACCCGCCATTCATTCAATTTTAACTATGGGCGATAACGACCAAATTATTGTAGAAGTATTAGAACATAGAGATGCACAAAATGTTCGCGGTATAGCACTCACACCAACCCAAGGTTTAACCAGAGGGATGCAAGTGACAGATACGGACGGACCTTTATTAGCCCCTGTAGGTAAAGGTATCACATCACGTATGTTTGATGTATTTGGCAATGCCATCGACAGAGAAGGCGGTTTGCATGACGTTGAATGGCGCTCAGTACATAACGCCCCTCCTTTATTAACACAACGATCCACACAATCTGAAATATTTGAAACCGGCATCAAAGTCATTGATGTACTAGTGCCGTTGGAACGAGGCGGTAAAGCAGGTTTATTTGGTGGCGCAGGTGTTGGCAAAACAGTACTACTCACTGAGATGATCCACAATATGGTCGGTAAACATAAAGGTGCCAGTATATTTTGTGGAATTGGTGAACGCTGCAGAGAAGGTGAAGAACTGTATCGTGAAATGAAAGACGCCGGTGTTTTGAACAATATGGTCATGGTTTTTGGCCAGATGAATGAACCTCCAGGCAGCCGATTTCGCGTAGGGCAAGTAGCGTTAACCATGGCTGAGTATTTCCGTGATGATGAACACAGGGATGTATTATTATTGATCGATAACATTTTCCGCTTTATTCAGGCCGGATCTGAAGTGTCTGGGCTAATGGGACAAATGCCATCGCGACTTGGTTATCAACCTACCATGAGTACGGAACTAGCAGGCTTAGAAGAACGAATAGCCAATACTGATAATGGTGCAATTACCTCAATTCAGGCAGTGTATGTTCCGGCAGATGATTTTACTGATCCTGCAGCTGTGCATACATTCTCACATCTTTCAGCCTCAATAGTCTTGTCACGACAAAGAGCCAGTGAAGGTTTATTTCCGGCTATTGACCCATTACAGTCCAATTCTAAAATGGCGACTCCTGGCATAGTCGGTGAACGTCATTACAACCTTGCCCAGCAAGTCCGAAGCACACTGGCCCAATATAGCGAATTAAAAGATATTATTGCCATGCTTGGCATGGAACAGCTGTCACCAGAAGATCGAAAAGTAGTCGGTCGTGCCCGTCGTTTAGAACGTTTTCTTACCCAACCATTTTTCACCACGGAACAATTTACCAGTAACAAAGGAAAACTGGTTAGCCTGGACGATGCTTTAGACGGCTGCGAGCGGATATTACATGATGAGTTTAAAGATTTTCCTGAAAGTGCACTGTATATGATTGGTGCAATCGACGAAGCCAAACAAAAAATGGAAGCTTCTGCAATAAAATCAAAGACTCAGAAACCGACTGCTAGTTCGCCACTAAAAACGGAGGTCGCTGATGCAACCAACCAAGATGCATCTTAA